The following proteins are encoded in a genomic region of Heliangelus exortis chromosome 7, bHelExo1.hap1, whole genome shotgun sequence:
- the LOC139798213 gene encoding titin homolog, whose protein sequence is MVRLCTHHQKQFIRVLNDIYTEVQPDFEGQQLSDPESMEASTCGSGCSQRSTEIQDKGATCTESKLPSSLDPGHLGSDSPLHVTGQAPRQPPMELKSLDTAESSSPALKRDFSELPVSRLCSASPKDSSTQGYLSTLNSSSLNFHHAAKILEGQQAAGHEQEASARKYEDNKEQLAGKTLMEGYISVKVANVNGSEDSLDGCLGSQKSSFRALPEESWDPGFAVAPPRRADKENTLQCSSKASLHQELDTKEQDARPKQENHLHTVAKGKAGCHLHTADKGQLDKSKEGWLPASTTPAAHRAPGGHPRTKAASLRSTRKGKKASGLRVNDYDNQCDVVYISQPITECHFESQRSVSSRKTARKSTRGYYFNGECCELPTVRTLVKSSRAEERGSSPALRTETLISSKPSLVLSVGGSSGAGWEGEKRVSLRLLAKAAPTIRETKERPEMSLVPLRDTRALRSREATMAMPFFSLSAPPSPQKEDSSTGSPPPSSPPTEGGGTRARGTLPWEAGSNLSSSGDGSGGGQATDSAALPVSAAPGGKEGCPGSDAQTDPSLPASPEPKSPLAHEGARDPAQLPGVGDVELCRQCPAEPSLCFLSHQAPDVPPATMVRECPPELPDTLQCLDVNKSIDAEPESEILGMASDGSLDQEEAVTASVALPKILEEEAVQNSSLVGEKEPPEGEASPEPDNPDTAGKDSVSSKDSLDKKRKKGRRVLVASDRCLRSQQSHSPAEGSAEDAGSSSSVQLPCLEVKLSKSPGAKRFKREEVHLDGAESVHFPNDCFPSVLLKTSERSGTSQAPESITDQRPGEENGVITRQTYKSILAKETAAEGENSSKDNLPANGSQSQLSEMLEINVQDNSGKTSNLLPPKSSVPTNVEQVDVKPGDASRKDKENSDSAIDIDKLESYELVANSPLCPSSRGGSKHLPAKAAKHKKAALQFYNLRHAPASADTVKKSAPGKESMQVIPKLRDEKILGNDDSLALEDIDMADSKPKFMEWCAEEENQELIAEFNAQYMKVQKGWIQLEKEVQPAPKVKNKADKLKEIWKSKKRTRKSRGSLEVQKLSPVQMLFMKAFKLSDICQWFLDTTETRSLVIVKKLNTRLPGEIPPIKVPMQKYSSSSLYPSSLQAERLKKHLKKFAATTPARNNLKNQKLWAKIQENTDKVEAEETTAPSQTSPTNTGTKDLSEDKTIQPAHSLPTQASTRILRKYSNLRGKLRAQHRVVKAEKKSDGPGDHLSLESKQSRKSVCINPLMSPKLALQIKADAFPAKSPSVDGTGKGRKGKSRSQEDPSPKSDLQFSRKKRTLKESGSTQERSSSSTKDKLPAKKASKIKHLEVSTKVPATRKQTAMERSNKLARKMSLKEKRVPKRQLEKMRLPMRKGKENTSRRAVLPPGHEELAKSLKQKPLGESSTRSQKMSNKKPSCGKTLTRSMKKMQESSGSQGKRKLRAKVDCSHSKRSRLDPK, encoded by the coding sequence ATGGTCAGACTGTGTACACATCACCAGAAGCAATTCATTCGTGTGCTAAACGACATATACACTGAAGTACAACCAGACTTTGAAGGCCAACAGTTGTCTGATCCCGAGAGCATGGAGGCCTCTACTTGTGGCTCTGGCTGTAGCCAGAGAAGCACTGAAATTCAGGATAAGGGTGCTACTTGTACTGAATCAAagctcccttcttccttggaCCCAGGACATTTGGGGTCTGACAGCCCCCTGCATGTTACAGGACAAGCCCCAAGGCAGCCACCCATGGAGCTGAAGTCTCTGGACACAGCAGAGAGCTCCAGTCCTGCTTTGAAAAGGGACTTCTCGGAACTCCCTGTCAGCAGGCTTTGTTCTGCTAGTCCAAAGGATAGCTCCACCCAAGGATACCTCAGCACATTAAATTCTTCCTCTTTGAATTTCCATCATGCAGCAAAGATCCTGGAAGGGCAGCAAGCCGCTGGGCACGAGCAAGAAGCCAGTGCCAGAAAGTATGAGGACAATAAAGAGCAGCTAGCAGGTAAGACTCTCATGGAAGGTTATATCTCAGTCAAAGTGGCAAATGTTAATGGCAGCGAGGACAGCTTAGATGGCTGTCTTGGGTCCCAGAAGAGCTCTTTCAGGGCTCTGCCGGAAGAGTCCTGGGATCCTGGCTTTGCAGTGGCTCCCCCTCGCAGAGCTGACAAGGAGAACACTTTGCAATGCAGCTCAAAAGCATCTTTGCACCAGGAATTAGACACAAAAGAACAAGATGCGAGACCAAAGCAAGAAAACCACCTACACACGGTGGCCAAGGGCAAGGCAGGCTGCCACCTGCACACGGCTGACAAGGGCCAGCTCGATAAGTCCAAAGAGGGCTGGCTGCCCGCCAGCACCACGCCAGCCGCACACCGCGCCCCCGGCGGGCACCCCCGCACCAAGGCAGCCTCCCTCAGATCCACACGGAAGGGCAAGAAGGCATCAGGGCTGCGAGTCAATGACTATGACAACCAATGTGACGTGGTCTACATCAGCCAGCCCATCACCGAGTGCCATTTTGAGAGCCAGCGGTCGGTGTCATCCCGCAAGACGGCGAGGAAGAGCACGCGGGGGTATTACTTCAACGGGGAGTGCTGTGAGCTCCCGACTGTCCGCACGCTGGTGAAGAGTTCCCGGGCTgaggagaggggcagcagcccagcactgcgAACAGAGACCCTCATAAGCTCTAAGCCATCCTTAGTGCTCTCAGTGGGGGGGTCTTCGGGGGCAGGATGGGAAGGTGAGAAGAGGGTTTCCCTGAGGCTCCTGGCTAAAGCAGCACCAACCATCcgagaaacaaaagagagacCCGAGATGAGCTTGGTACCACTGCGGGACACTCGGGCGCTGCGGTCGAGGGAAGCCACCATGGCCatgcctttcttttccctctctgccccACCCAGCCCCCAGAAAGAGGACAGCTCAACTGGCTCgcctccccccagctcccctcccaCTGAAGGAGGGGGAACAAGAGCTAGGGGCACTCTCCCCTGGGAGGCTGGCAGCAACCTGAGCTCCTCTGGGGATGGCAGTGGTGGCGGGCAGGCTACTGATTCTGCTGCCCTTCCTGTCTCAGCAGCacctggagggaaggaaggttGCCCAGGCTCTGATGCACAAACTGATCCcagcctccctgccagcccagagcCAAAGTCCCCATTGGCCCACGAGGGTGCTAGGGATCCTGCCCAGCTTCCAGGTGTGGGAGATGTGGAGCTCTGCAGGCAATGTCCAGCAGAACCCTCCCTGTGCTTCCTGAGCCACCAGGCTCCTGATGTCCCCCCTGCCACCATGGTCAGGGAATGCCCTCCAGAGCTCCCTGACACCTTGCAGTGCCTGGATGTCAACAAAAGCATTGATGCTGAACCAGAATCTGAAATATTGGGCATGGCAAGTGATGGTTCCCTAGACCAAGAGGAGGCTGTAACAGCCAGTGTAGCCCTCCCGAAAATCTTGGAAGAGGAGGCAGTCCAGAATAGCAGCCTAGTGGGTGAAAAAGAGCCCCCTGAGGGGGAAGCATCACCTGAACCTGACAACCCAGACACTGCAGGGAAAGACTCTGTCTCTTCCAAAGACAGTCTAGACAAGAAGCGGAAGAAAGGCAGGAGAGTGCTTGTGGCATCAGACCGGTGTCTCCGTAGCCAGCAATCCCACTCACCTGCTGAGGGCAGTGCTGAGGATGCTGGTTcttccagctctgtgcagcTTCCTTGCCTTGAGGTCAAACTCTCCAAGAGCCCTGGTGCTAAACGGTTCAAGAGAGAAGAAGTGCACCTGGATGGGGCAGAATCTGTGCACTTCCCAAATGACTGTTTCCCCAGTGTGCTGCTCAAAACCAGTGAGAGGTCAGGCACCAGCCAGGCTCCTGAGAGCATCACTGACCAGCGGCCAGGTGAGGAGAATGGTGTCATTACCAGACAAACCTACAAAAGCATCTTAGCAAAAGAGActgcagcagagggagaaaattcCTCTAAAGACAATCTCCCTGCCAATGGCAGCCAAAGTCAACTGAGTGAGATGCTGGAAATCAATGTCCAGGATAATTCTGGGAAGACAAGCAATCTCCTCCCTCCCAAGAGCAGTGTGCCTACAAATGTTGAGCAAGTGGATGTGAAACCAGGAGATGCCAGCAGAAAGGACAAGGAGAACTCCGACAGTGCCATAGACATAGACAAGCTGGAGAGCTATGAGCTGGTAGCCAATTCACCtctgtgtcccagcagcagaggtggaagTAAGCATCTTCCAGCAAAGGCTGCCAAGCATAAAAAGGCTGCCCTGCAGTTTTATAACTTAAGACATGCACCTGCATCTGCAGACACTGTAAAAAAAAGCGCACCAGGAAAGGAGTCTATGCAAGTGATCCCCAAActgagagatgaaaaaattTTGGGGAATGATGACTCCCTGGCACTGGAGGACATAGATATGGCGGACAGCAAACCAAAGTTCATGGAGTGGTGTGCTGAAGAGGAGAACCAGGAGCTCATTGCTGAGTTCAATGCCCAGTACATGAAAGTTCAGAAGGGCTGGattcagctggagaaggaggtgCAGCCAGCCCCTAAGGTAAAGAACAAAGCTGACAAACTGAAAGAGATttggaaaagcaagaaaagaacaCGGAAAAGTAGAGGCTCTCTGGAGGTGCAGAAGCTTTCTCCTGTACAGATGCTGTTTATGAAGGCCTTTAAGCTGTCTGACATCTGTCAGTGGTTTCTGGACACAACTGAAACCAGGTCTCTAGTGATTGTGAAGAAACTCAACACCCGTCTCCCAGGGGAGATCCCCCCCATCAAAGTCCCCATGCAGAAATATTCCTCCTCTAGTCTCTACCCCAGTTCACTGCAAGCTGAACGTTTGAAAAAACACCTCAAGAAGTTTGCAGCCACTACTCCAGCTCGGAATAACCTGAAGAACCAAAAGCTTTGGGCCAAAATTCAGGAGAACACTGATAAAGTAGAAGCTGAAGAAACTACCGCTCCCAGCCAGACATCTCCCACTAACACTGGCACCAAGGACCTGAGTGAAGACAAAACCATCCAGCCTGCCCACAGCCTGCCCACACAGGCCAGCACCAGGATCCTGCGCAAGTACTCCAACCTACGGGGCAAGCTGCGAGCCCAGCACCGTGTGGTGAAGGCAGAGAAGAAGAGTGATGGCCCAGGGGACCACCTGTCCCTGGAGAGCAAGCAGAGCCGGAAGAGTGTGTGCATCAACCCACTGATGTCTCCAAAGTTGGCCTTGCAGATCAAAGCAGATGCCTTCCCTGCTAAATCTCCATCAGTAGATGGGACAGGGAAAGGGCGGAAGGGGAAGAGCAGGTCCCAGGAGGATCCCTCACCCAAATCTGACCTCCAGTTCAGCAGGAAGAAGAGGACACTGAAAGAGAGCGGGAGCACCCAGGAGCGGTCCAGCTCCTCCACCAAGGACAAGCTGCCTGCCAAGAAGGCCagtaaaataaagcatttgGAGGTCAGTACAAAAGTTCCTGCCACCCGAAAGCAGACTGCCATGGAGAGGAGCAATAAGCTGGctagaaaaatgtctttgaaagagaagagagTCCCAAAAAGGCAGCTGGAGAAGATGCGGCTCCCCATGCGGAAGGGCAAGGAGAACACAAGCAGACGGGCTGTCTTGCCCCCCGGCCATGAGGAGCTGGCCAAGTCCCTGAAGCAGAAGCCCCTGGGTGAGTCCTCCACACGATCACAGAAGATGTCCAACAAGAAGCCCAGCTGTGGGAAGACCCTGACCAGGTCCATGAAAAAGATGCAGGAGAGCAGTGGGTCACAGGgcaagaggaagctgagggCAAAAGTGGACTGTTCACACAGCAAACGCTCACGACTGGACCCAAAATAG